A genomic segment from Bradyrhizobium sp. ISRA430 encodes:
- a CDS encoding response regulator transcription factor has protein sequence MRLLVVEDDPDLNRQLTKALSDAGYVVDRAFDGEEGHYLGDTEPYDAVVLDIGLPKKDGISVLEAWRRNGRTMPVLILTARDRWSDKVQGFDAGADDYVAKPFHLEEVLARIRALLRRSTGHAQSELTCGPVTLDTRTGRVSVSGNPVKMTSHEYRLLAYLMHHSGRVVSRTELVEHLYDQDFDRDSNTIEVFVGRIRKKLDVDIIQTVRGLGYLLTPPAAP, from the coding sequence GTGCGCCTGCTCGTTGTTGAGGACGACCCCGATCTCAATCGCCAGCTCACCAAGGCGCTGAGCGATGCAGGCTACGTCGTCGATCGCGCCTTCGACGGCGAGGAGGGGCACTATCTCGGCGACACAGAGCCCTACGATGCCGTGGTGCTCGACATTGGCCTGCCGAAGAAGGACGGCATCTCGGTGCTGGAGGCCTGGCGCCGCAATGGCCGTACCATGCCGGTCCTGATCCTCACCGCGCGCGACCGCTGGAGCGACAAGGTCCAGGGGTTCGATGCCGGTGCCGACGACTATGTCGCAAAGCCTTTCCATCTCGAGGAGGTGCTGGCCCGCATTCGCGCGCTGCTGCGCCGTTCCACCGGCCACGCCCAGAGCGAATTGACCTGCGGTCCCGTCACGCTGGACACGAGAACCGGCCGTGTCAGCGTCTCCGGCAACCCGGTGAAGATGACCTCGCATGAATATCGACTGCTGGCTTATCTGATGCACCATTCCGGCCGCGTGGTCTCCCGCACAGAGCTCGTCGAGCACCTCTATGATCAGGACTTCGACCGCGACTCCAACACCATCGAGGTGTTTGTCGGCCGTATCCGCAAGAAGCTCGACGTCGATATCATCCAGACCGTCCGCGGATTGGGCTATCTCCTGACCCCGCCGGCAGCCCCCTGA